A portion of the Sphingorhabdus pulchriflava genome contains these proteins:
- a CDS encoding metal-dependent hydrolase, with translation MSNSIVVRRMPFAFSEPIAAIWNPARPEWSHMVNGASLTMPYLEPFLIKTVMEALPQVKDPQLKADVHAFVGQEGQHFQNHRRYNELLKRDYPDLADVEDELTAEYKKFQSKSFRWRLAYTAGFETMTMGITEWLIDARGMLFTGADPSVTSLILWHMVEETEHKNVAFDLYQDLHGDFWPRVWGVIFATAHVAWASRKAYKRMLIRDGSWSKLSSRLRLYAMVARFLIHTSPAMLRSLLPYYHPAKVHDPDWVAKWAKAYAALPEGGIPLLDTRDPEIPAQFAAG, from the coding sequence ATGAGCAACAGCATCGTCGTTCGCCGCATGCCCTTCGCCTTTTCGGAACCGATTGCAGCAATCTGGAACCCGGCGCGGCCCGAATGGAGCCATATGGTCAACGGTGCATCGCTCACCATGCCCTATCTGGAACCCTTCCTGATCAAGACCGTGATGGAGGCGCTGCCGCAGGTGAAAGACCCGCAGTTGAAAGCAGACGTTCACGCCTTTGTCGGGCAGGAAGGCCAGCATTTCCAGAACCACCGGCGCTATAACGAATTGCTCAAACGCGACTATCCCGACCTCGCTGATGTCGAGGACGAACTGACCGCCGAATATAAGAAATTCCAGTCGAAAAGCTTTCGCTGGCGGCTTGCCTATACGGCAGGTTTTGAAACGATGACGATGGGCATTACCGAATGGCTGATTGACGCGCGCGGGATGCTGTTCACCGGAGCTGACCCGTCGGTGACTTCGCTCATCCTGTGGCACATGGTTGAAGAGACCGAGCACAAAAATGTGGCGTTCGATCTCTATCAGGATTTGCACGGAGATTTCTGGCCGCGCGTCTGGGGCGTCATTTTCGCCACCGCGCATGTCGCCTGGGCAAGCCGGAAAGCCTATAAGCGCATGCTCATCCGTGATGGCAGCTGGTCAAAACTATCGAGCCGGTTGCGGCTTTATGCGATGGTCGCGCGCTTCCTGATCCACACCTCCCCCGCCATGCTGCGCTCGCTCTTGCCCTATTATCACCCGGCAAAGGTACACGACCCCGATTGGGTCGCCAAATGGGCCAAGGCCTATGCCGCGTTGCCCGAAGGGGGGATACCGCTGCTCGATACGCGTGATCCGGAGATACCCGCTCAGTTCGCGGCGGGGTGA
- a CDS encoding DUF2269 family protein, translating to MDLYSIVKVIHILSATILFGTGIGIAFFMLMGLRSKNIDERRYAARFTVVADFTFTLPAVILQPLTGAWLVWQGGFTWTDYWLVGTYALYILAGLCWLPVVYLQVAMKRMLDRQAIDGTFDERAFNRLFRWWFALGWPAFGGLVVIFGLMVMKPTW from the coding sequence GTGGACCTATATTCGATCGTCAAAGTGATCCACATACTCAGTGCCACAATCCTGTTTGGCACCGGGATTGGCATCGCTTTCTTCATGCTGATGGGACTGCGTTCCAAGAACATTGACGAACGTCGCTATGCCGCGCGCTTCACCGTTGTCGCGGATTTCACCTTCACCCTGCCCGCCGTGATCCTACAGCCGCTGACCGGCGCGTGGCTGGTCTGGCAGGGTGGCTTCACTTGGACCGATTACTGGCTGGTAGGGACCTATGCGCTCTATATCCTGGCCGGTTTGTGCTGGCTTCCTGTCGTTTACCTGCAAGTCGCGATGAAACGCATGCTCGACCGGCAAGCAATCGATGGCACCTTTGATGAGCGTGCCTTTAACCGCCTTTTCCGCTGGTGGTTTGCGCTCGGCTGGCCAGCCTTTGGCGGGCTGGTGGTCATATTCGGCCTGATGGTGATGAAGCCGACATGGTGA
- a CDS encoding saccharopine dehydrogenase family protein, whose amino-acid sequence MVKRVLIIGGYGNFGSYIARSLASDPAIRLLIGGRSVEKAERFITSLETANPAEAHRIDIDADVGAALAAMAPDIVVHTTGPFQTQDYRVARACIEQGCHYLDLADARDFVAQIGSLDAAAKAKGVLIVSGASSVPCLTAAVIDHYLPGFERLDRIDYGISAAQQTNRGLATTSAILSYVGKPFEMIRDGRPHSVFGWQDTHSERYPELGRRWFGNCDIPDLALFPSRYPQLQNLRFAAGHELAILHFGTWLLGWAVRTGLIQSLAPHAERLLRIAFLFDWMGTSRSGFHMYLSGQGKSGGQKTARLFLIARAGHGPYIPCMPAILLARKLARGEIDHVGATPCLDLIGLDEYLAALKGLDISVMADSVHG is encoded by the coding sequence ATGGTGAAACGCGTTCTCATCATTGGCGGCTATGGCAATTTCGGCAGCTATATTGCGCGGTCGCTGGCCAGCGATCCGGCCATCCGCCTACTGATTGGCGGGCGTTCGGTCGAAAAGGCCGAAAGGTTCATTACCAGTCTGGAAACAGCCAACCCGGCAGAGGCGCATCGCATCGATATAGATGCCGATGTTGGCGCCGCACTCGCGGCCATGGCTCCGGACATTGTCGTCCACACAACCGGCCCGTTCCAGACGCAGGACTATCGCGTCGCCCGCGCCTGCATCGAACAGGGTTGCCATTATCTCGACCTTGCAGACGCGCGCGATTTTGTCGCACAGATCGGCTCGCTCGATGCCGCAGCAAAAGCGAAGGGCGTTCTGATTGTCAGCGGGGCGAGCTCGGTCCCGTGCCTGACCGCGGCGGTTATTGATCATTATTTGCCCGGTTTCGAACGCCTCGACCGCATCGATTACGGGATCAGCGCAGCGCAACAGACCAATCGCGGTCTGGCAACGACATCAGCCATATTGAGTTATGTCGGCAAACCATTTGAAATGATCCGCGACGGAAGGCCGCACAGCGTGTTCGGCTGGCAGGATACCCATAGCGAGCGCTATCCAGAGCTCGGTCGTCGCTGGTTTGGCAATTGCGACATTCCAGACCTTGCGCTGTTCCCTTCGCGCTATCCACAACTGCAAAACCTGCGCTTCGCGGCAGGGCATGAACTAGCGATCCTGCACTTCGGAACATGGCTGCTCGGCTGGGCGGTACGGACGGGTCTGATCCAATCGCTAGCCCCGCATGCCGAGCGGCTGTTGCGCATCGCCTTCCTGTTCGACTGGATGGGGACCAGCCGGAGCGGCTTTCACATGTATCTGTCCGGCCAGGGCAAGTCGGGCGGGCAAAAGACGGCGCGCCTTTTCCTGATCGCGCGGGCGGGGCACGGACCATATATTCCCTGCATGCCAGCAATCCTTCTCGCCCGAAAACTGGCACGAGGGGAAATTGATCACGTCGGCGCAACACCGTGCCTCGATCTGATTGGTCTTGATGAATATCTGGCGGCACTGAAGGGCCTTGATATCTCGGTTATGGCGGACTCTGTACATGGCTGA
- a CDS encoding thiol-disulfide oxidoreductase DCC family protein, with product MAETHAPFSYRNDPNVPTFDDSKALFVFDGVCVLCSTGSAWLMRFDRKRCVNLTSAQGELGQALYRHFGMALDESYLLIADGRAYTASAGYLKLCQILGGPWHLLRIAGLIPSGLRDWVYGHIARNRYRWFGKTEFCALLTEEQRQRLI from the coding sequence ATGGCTGAAACACATGCGCCTTTCAGTTATCGTAACGACCCTAATGTTCCGACATTCGATGATAGCAAGGCGCTATTTGTGTTCGACGGCGTGTGTGTTCTCTGTTCGACCGGATCTGCTTGGCTGATGCGATTTGACCGAAAGCGATGTGTAAATCTGACGTCGGCGCAAGGGGAATTGGGACAGGCATTGTACCGACATTTCGGGATGGCGTTGGACGAGTCCTACCTACTGATAGCGGACGGTCGAGCTTACACTGCGTCGGCTGGTTATCTCAAATTGTGCCAGATATTGGGCGGTCCCTGGCATCTGTTGCGTATCGCCGGGCTCATCCCATCCGGCCTACGCGATTGGGTTTACGGTCATATTGCCCGCAATCGCTATCGCTGGTTCGGCAAAACCGAATTTTGCGCGCTGTTGACCGAGGAACAGCGGCAGCGGCTGATTTGA
- a CDS encoding GNAT family N-acetyltransferase, with protein MPAFRLETPRLILRQWCEEDIDPFHGICSDPIVMETLGPLMSRDEVAALVARMYRMQEDEGHCFWAMERKEDAQLIGWCGIVRGRPGTSIDGKPEAGWRMTPSAWGKGFVTEAAIASAQWAFDNLPDDAVWAITNTDNLRSRAVMERVGMVHDPALDFDHPQLPADSPLLRHVTYRIGREEWERTKASE; from the coding sequence ATGCCCGCATTCCGCCTTGAAACCCCTCGCCTTATCCTGCGCCAATGGTGTGAGGAGGATATTGATCCGTTCCACGGCATTTGTTCTGACCCGATCGTCATGGAAACGCTGGGCCCGCTGATGAGCCGTGATGAAGTGGCGGCGCTGGTAGCGAGGATGTACCGGATGCAGGAGGACGAGGGCCATTGCTTTTGGGCGATGGAGCGCAAGGAGGATGCGCAGCTCATCGGCTGGTGCGGGATCGTTCGCGGGCGGCCGGGCACCTCTATCGACGGCAAGCCCGAGGCTGGCTGGCGCATGACGCCCTCTGCATGGGGCAAAGGCTTTGTGACCGAAGCGGCGATTGCATCGGCGCAATGGGCGTTTGACAATCTGCCCGACGATGCCGTCTGGGCAATCACCAACACCGACAACCTTCGCAGCCGTGCGGTAATGGAACGGGTCGGGATGGTGCACGACCCCGCGCTTGATTTCGATCATCCGCAGCTGCCCGCCGATAGCCCATTGCTAAGGCATGTAACATATCGCATTGGTCGTGAGGAATGGGAGAGGACAAAAGCAAGCGAATGA
- a CDS encoding fused MFS/spermidine synthase, whose amino-acid sequence MSEASGMRGRALFVLTILTGSFLLFLVQPMVARMALPRLGGAPAVWNSAMLVYQALLLAGYAYAHRLSREAPKRQAGVHLAVLIAAALWLPISLASFAIPADGSPIFWVPWLLLASIGPLFFAVAAQAPLMQRWFGLAGNRGEPYALYAASNLGSFGGLIAYPLLVEPNMPIKAQTWLWSGLYALLFLLVLICARAIWNDRSNAAVRTEIKTEPITWKQRLYWVALAAVPSGLMLSTTSHLTTDLMAMPLIWVIPLGLYLLSFTVAFADNRLLADILSRSAAFVLLLGGASIFMLWGTAVFTGLGVSVTLLFVLAVALHAEMYRTRPDASQLTEFYLMMSVGGVIGGFFCAIVAPLLFNWTWEHPILLLAAALLLPQLRLFSLGEEETFGKFGWTLATTLIAIVALGIGIYVGKELGLESQRIKTALIAVILIAGVVVSGRRVALSVVLAGAMLANGGWNNLTLSLSDTRMRSYFGTYTINQSSDASVRWLSHGTTMHGMQLLDQPTLPISYYGESSGVGIASRRAEELFGPGAAIGVVGLGTGTLACYKKPGQEWHFFEIDPLMVEIARDRKIFSFLEKCAPDTKMHVGDARLTLSEQPKGSFDLLAIDAFSSDSIPLHLLTKEAFAVYRRALKPNGILLVHISNRYIDLNPVIAAEAAAGKWAAALRFDSPPVGAVNQGMRPSQWIAMSPDPGKLAQLTGMVYDKRPAFFYPDRWIKLKPPRPDDRWTDDYASVLPYVSFWKIIR is encoded by the coding sequence ATGAGCGAAGCAAGCGGAATGCGCGGACGGGCCCTGTTCGTCCTCACCATTTTGACAGGCAGTTTCCTGCTCTTCCTAGTTCAACCGATGGTCGCGCGCATGGCACTGCCCCGGCTGGGCGGCGCGCCTGCGGTGTGGAACAGCGCTATGCTGGTCTATCAGGCATTGCTGCTTGCCGGTTATGCCTATGCCCATCGGTTATCACGCGAAGCACCGAAGCGACAGGCGGGAGTACATCTGGCGGTTCTGATCGCCGCAGCCTTGTGGCTTCCTATCAGCCTGGCAAGCTTTGCCATCCCGGCTGATGGGTCACCGATATTCTGGGTGCCCTGGCTGTTGCTCGCCTCTATTGGGCCACTCTTCTTTGCCGTCGCGGCCCAAGCGCCGCTGATGCAGCGCTGGTTCGGCCTCGCGGGCAATCGGGGGGAGCCTTATGCGCTCTATGCTGCTTCCAACCTTGGCAGCTTTGGCGGGTTGATCGCTTATCCACTGCTGGTCGAGCCCAATATGCCTATCAAGGCGCAGACATGGCTTTGGAGCGGTCTCTACGCATTGCTGTTCCTGCTGGTTCTGATTTGCGCCCGCGCTATCTGGAACGACAGATCGAACGCCGCAGTGCGGACAGAAATCAAGACTGAACCGATTACTTGGAAACAACGGCTCTACTGGGTCGCGCTGGCGGCGGTACCTTCAGGCCTGATGCTGTCAACAACATCGCACCTGACCACCGATCTGATGGCGATGCCGCTGATCTGGGTGATTCCATTGGGCCTTTATTTGCTGAGCTTTACCGTCGCCTTTGCGGACAATCGCTTGCTGGCCGACATACTTAGCCGCTCCGCAGCCTTCGTTTTACTGTTGGGCGGGGCATCGATTTTCATGCTGTGGGGAACGGCGGTTTTTACCGGACTGGGCGTCAGCGTCACGCTGCTCTTTGTGTTGGCCGTCGCGCTGCATGCCGAAATGTATCGAACCCGCCCCGATGCATCACAACTGACTGAATTTTATCTAATGATGTCGGTCGGTGGAGTAATAGGCGGCTTTTTCTGCGCAATTGTGGCGCCCTTGCTTTTCAACTGGACGTGGGAGCATCCCATATTGTTGCTTGCGGCAGCGCTACTCCTGCCCCAGCTTCGGCTGTTTTCACTGGGTGAAGAGGAGACGTTCGGCAAGTTCGGCTGGACGCTCGCGACAACGCTGATTGCTATCGTCGCGCTTGGAATTGGCATCTATGTCGGCAAAGAACTGGGACTAGAAAGCCAGCGCATCAAAACGGCGCTGATTGCGGTCATCCTGATTGCTGGCGTTGTGGTAAGCGGACGCCGAGTCGCGCTTTCCGTTGTCCTTGCAGGTGCGATGCTGGCCAATGGTGGTTGGAACAATCTGACACTCAGCCTCAGCGATACCCGGATGCGCAGCTATTTCGGTACATATACGATCAACCAGAGCAGCGATGCCAGCGTCCGCTGGTTGAGCCATGGTACAACAATGCACGGCATGCAGTTGCTGGACCAACCGACCTTGCCAATCAGCTACTATGGCGAAAGTTCGGGCGTTGGAATTGCGTCGCGCCGGGCGGAGGAACTGTTCGGCCCCGGGGCCGCCATCGGCGTCGTCGGCCTCGGCACTGGTACCCTCGCCTGCTATAAGAAACCCGGGCAGGAATGGCATTTTTTCGAAATTGACCCGCTGATGGTCGAAATCGCCCGCGACCGGAAAATTTTCAGCTTTCTTGAAAAATGCGCGCCCGACACCAAAATGCATGTCGGCGATGCACGGCTGACTTTGTCGGAACAACCAAAGGGCAGTTTCGACCTGTTGGCGATAGACGCCTTTTCGTCGGACTCGATCCCGCTGCATTTGCTGACCAAGGAAGCTTTTGCGGTATATCGCCGCGCACTGAAACCAAACGGTATCCTGCTCGTCCATATATCGAACCGCTATATCGATCTTAATCCCGTAATCGCCGCAGAAGCAGCAGCTGGTAAATGGGCTGCGGCACTGCGGTTTGACAGTCCGCCTGTGGGCGCCGTCAATCAGGGAATGCGCCCATCCCAATGGATTGCGATGAGCCCCGATCCGGGCAAGCTCGCGCAGTTAACTGGCATGGTCTATGATAAACGCCCGGCCTTTTTTTACCCCGACCGCTGGATCAAACTCAAACCACCGCGTCCCGATGACCGTTGGACCGACGACTATGCCTCGGTCCTTCCCTATGTCTCTTTCTGGAAGATTATAAGATGA
- a CDS encoding gamma carbonic anhydrase family protein: MTNRPDVSIIPIHGKTPQIHESAFIAPGCRIIGDVTIGPEASIWYNCVLRADVSRIVIGARTNIQDGSVVHCDGPKPNEPECPTIIGDDVLIGHMAMVHGCTIKDRGFIGLGAIIMNGCTVEEDGMLGAGALLPEGKTIGPKELWVGRPAKLVRELPEPALIGMRMGVAHYVENGKAHAKAVVSLD, from the coding sequence ATGACCAATCGCCCCGACGTTTCGATCATTCCCATCCACGGCAAGACGCCGCAAATCCATGAAAGCGCCTTCATCGCACCCGGGTGCCGGATCATCGGCGATGTCACCATCGGGCCAGAAGCGAGCATCTGGTATAATTGCGTGCTGCGCGCCGATGTCAGCCGCATCGTGATCGGTGCGCGCACCAATATCCAGGATGGCAGCGTCGTGCATTGCGACGGCCCAAAGCCGAACGAGCCCGAATGCCCGACCATAATCGGAGATGATGTGCTGATCGGCCATATGGCGATGGTGCATGGCTGCACAATCAAAGACCGCGGCTTCATCGGGTTAGGCGCAATCATCATGAATGGCTGCACCGTTGAGGAAGACGGTATGCTCGGTGCTGGCGCGCTGCTGCCAGAAGGCAAAACCATCGGTCCCAAGGAGCTATGGGTCGGTCGCCCCGCCAAGCTGGTGCGCGAATTGCCCGAACCCGCTCTGATAGGAATGCGTATGGGTGTTGCGCACTATGTTGAAAACGGGAAAGCGCACGCCAAGGCAGTCGTAAGCCTCGACTGA
- a CDS encoding DUF4386 family protein: MKLQSAGRWFGAAILLGYVLDIASNFWLQPGIRSGDGAMGIFLGAGKRPDLVGMIVLLSMISGIVSLMAAALLCKVSVGRSIFWLSLGYLGLKAGQFGLGGVEMATLQLYRSLGSTMIAESGGELVKLAEPIRHVIAGLRDGLHLPTMLTGGISVLLLYYMLQKSALIPRWLGGIGMLAALSQMTGVSTGLFGSEVNFAFLAPLALVHLTLALWLLVRGFGEPANI, translated from the coding sequence ATGAAACTACAATCCGCGGGGCGCTGGTTCGGCGCTGCCATTCTGTTGGGCTATGTGCTCGATATCGCCAGCAACTTCTGGTTACAGCCCGGCATTCGTAGCGGCGATGGCGCGATGGGAATATTCCTCGGCGCTGGAAAACGGCCCGATCTCGTCGGCATGATCGTGCTTCTGTCGATGATATCCGGGATAGTGTCGTTGATGGCAGCAGCCTTGCTGTGCAAGGTCTCGGTGGGACGCTCCATTTTCTGGCTGTCACTTGGCTATCTGGGTTTGAAAGCCGGCCAATTTGGTCTGGGTGGAGTCGAAATGGCCACGTTGCAACTATATCGCAGCCTAGGCTCTACAATGATTGCTGAATCCGGCGGGGAACTTGTGAAGCTTGCCGAACCCATCCGGCATGTTATCGCCGGATTGCGCGATGGCTTGCATCTTCCCACCATGCTCACAGGCGGCATCAGCGTTCTACTGCTTTATTATATGCTACAGAAATCTGCCTTGATTCCGCGCTGGCTGGGCGGGATTGGGATGCTGGCCGCCTTGTCACAGATGACGGGTGTTTCGACAGGTTTGTTCGGCAGCGAAGTCAATTTTGCCTTTTTGGCACCGCTAGCCCTCGTGCACCTTACGCTGGCTTTATGGCTTCTTGTCCGCGGATTTGGTGAACCTGCCAATATCTGA
- a CDS encoding TonB-dependent receptor, translating into MKIGVTGISALAISMALAVPAVAGEYIEGGDQCEDCRTIIVTGASTGYVAQDIVTATKTDTPLLDVPQTIHVVTREQLDDQAQYSLGEVLRYVPGTTVGQGEGNRDQITLRGQNTSADFFLDGVRDDVQYYRGLYNVERVEILKGPYALIFGRGGGGGIINRVQKTPVADETFGATRASVNSFGGWDLSADLNAPLGDKAAVRLNATYEKMESDRRFVDGERYAWNPYLAVDLSDDWKLGLSYEYVNDDRVPDRGVPSIATAAGQPNTPVRGYDQLFFGVPGINRTTLEAHIAKLRLDGQLADNLKFTSTLLYGDYDKLYVNVYANSAVSAANTVTLDAYSDPTKRENLIGQANLIWDIETGALEHKLLFGVEYGDQKTRNRRFNRTFSPGTTFNLNTPVYPTVTFTTPSRDTMSDVEFFSAYVQDQIGLGEHFDIVVGLRYDHFQIDGIDFIPAVDRPFARSDDKISPRFGLIWKPQENVSIYSSFSRSFLPRSGDQFVSLTTTQENLAPEKFTNYELGAKWDILPNLNVTAAVFRLDRSNATTPDPANPLTTINVGKTRTKGLELAVTGRVLSNWQVSAGYTYQDGTLRGNDSVRLAQLPKHQFSLWNRYDVSDVLGVGLGVIHQSSQFAAIRTSAITTKLPSFTRVDAALFYDVSEKVQLQANVENLLDTDYFSDAHNNNNITPGAPINGRVTVRVKF; encoded by the coding sequence ATGAAAATTGGTGTTACGGGAATTTCGGCTCTGGCCATTTCGATGGCATTGGCGGTTCCGGCTGTTGCAGGTGAATATATAGAAGGTGGCGATCAGTGCGAGGATTGCCGGACGATCATCGTCACCGGCGCCAGCACCGGCTATGTCGCGCAGGATATCGTCACCGCGACCAAGACCGACACGCCGCTCCTTGATGTCCCCCAGACCATCCATGTTGTCACCCGCGAACAGCTTGACGATCAGGCACAGTACAGCTTGGGCGAAGTGCTCCGCTATGTCCCGGGTACCACCGTGGGGCAGGGTGAGGGCAATCGCGACCAGATCACCTTGCGCGGGCAGAATACTTCGGCCGACTTCTTCCTCGATGGCGTACGTGACGACGTGCAATATTATCGCGGGCTCTATAATGTCGAGCGGGTCGAGATACTTAAGGGGCCCTATGCGCTGATCTTCGGACGCGGTGGTGGTGGTGGTATCATCAATCGTGTGCAGAAGACACCTGTCGCTGACGAAACATTCGGAGCTACCCGCGCGAGCGTCAACAGTTTTGGCGGCTGGGATTTGTCCGCAGACCTCAACGCTCCTTTGGGTGACAAGGCAGCGGTTCGCCTCAACGCCACCTATGAGAAAATGGAAAGCGACCGGCGCTTCGTCGATGGCGAACGCTATGCCTGGAACCCCTATCTGGCGGTCGACCTCAGCGACGACTGGAAGCTTGGGCTTTCCTATGAATATGTGAATGATGACCGCGTGCCCGATCGCGGGGTGCCTTCGATCGCCACCGCTGCCGGTCAGCCGAACACCCCGGTTCGCGGCTATGACCAGCTTTTCTTTGGCGTACCCGGTATCAATCGTACCACATTGGAGGCGCATATCGCCAAACTGCGGCTTGACGGCCAGTTGGCGGACAACCTGAAATTCACAAGCACCTTACTCTATGGCGATTATGACAAGCTGTATGTCAATGTGTACGCCAATAGCGCTGTCTCTGCTGCGAATACCGTAACCCTCGATGCCTATTCCGACCCGACCAAGCGCGAAAACCTGATCGGGCAGGCGAACCTCATCTGGGATATCGAAACCGGCGCGCTCGAACACAAGCTGCTGTTCGGTGTCGAATATGGTGACCAGAAGACGCGCAATAGGCGTTTCAACCGGACCTTCAGCCCCGGCACGACCTTTAACCTCAATACTCCGGTCTATCCGACCGTCACCTTCACCACTCCGTCGCGGGACACGATGTCCGACGTCGAGTTTTTCTCTGCCTATGTCCAGGACCAGATCGGCCTCGGCGAGCATTTCGATATCGTTGTCGGCCTGCGTTATGACCATTTCCAGATTGACGGCATAGACTTCATTCCTGCGGTGGATCGCCCCTTTGCAAGGAGCGATGATAAAATCAGCCCACGTTTCGGCCTGATCTGGAAACCACAGGAAAATGTCTCGATCTATTCGAGCTTCAGCCGCTCCTTCCTACCGCGTTCGGGCGACCAGTTCGTCTCGCTGACGACAACGCAGGAAAACCTCGCGCCAGAAAAATTCACCAATTACGAACTGGGCGCGAAATGGGATATTCTTCCCAACCTGAATGTCACCGCGGCCGTGTTCCGGCTGGATCGCAGCAATGCGACCACGCCCGATCCGGCCAATCCGCTGACGACAATCAATGTGGGCAAGACGCGCACCAAGGGCCTTGAACTGGCGGTGACTGGCCGTGTGCTATCCAACTGGCAGGTGAGTGCGGGCTACACATATCAGGATGGTACCTTGCGCGGCAATGACAGCGTCCGGCTGGCGCAGCTGCCAAAGCACCAGTTCAGCCTTTGGAACCGCTATGATGTCAGCGACGTCTTGGGGGTTGGCTTGGGTGTGATCCACCAATCCAGCCAGTTCGCCGCAATCCGCACCAGCGCCATAACAACCAAGCTTCCCAGCTTTACCCGTGTTGATGCGGCCTTGTTTTATGATGTCAGCGAAAAGGTGCAGTTGCAGGCGAATGTCGAAAACCTGCTCGACACCGATTACTTCTCTGACGCGCACAACAATAACAATATCACCCCCGGCGCGCCGATAAACGGGCGGGTGACGGTGCGGGTGAAGTTTTAG
- a CDS encoding arsenate reductase family protein: protein MKATIWHNPDCGTSRKTLAILQETPGVDLTVIEYRKTPFERTKLVQLFRDAGLTPREALRTRGSPAEELGLIDGADGDRILDEMVKDGILVERPFVETAKGVRLCRPQEKVHEIL, encoded by the coding sequence ATGAAAGCAACCATTTGGCATAATCCGGACTGTGGAACCTCCCGCAAGACACTGGCAATCCTTCAGGAAACACCGGGCGTCGACCTGACGGTCATAGAATATCGCAAGACACCCTTTGAGCGAACCAAGCTGGTGCAGCTGTTCCGCGATGCTGGCCTTACCCCACGCGAAGCGTTGCGCACCCGCGGATCACCCGCCGAGGAATTGGGGCTGATCGACGGCGCAGATGGCGATCGCATTCTTGATGAAATGGTGAAAGACGGAATATTGGTCGAACGGCCCTTTGTCGAAACCGCCAAGGGCGTACGCTTGTGCCGGCCGCAGGAAAAAGTGCACGAAATACTGTAG
- a CDS encoding alpha/beta fold hydrolase, which produces MRKFFKWTAIALLVAVAALFAWGYAPDIPADELRAKYANAESEFVDLGDGLTVHLRDEGPKDAPALILLHGSNASLHTWQQWVDRLGKEYRIIRYDQPGHGLTGPHPKDDYSAAGFVDVVDRVAKNRGLSKFYLGGNSMGGWVTHEYAKAHPDKLQGIILVDASGAPNSQPKALPIGFRIARIPALRPIMSVITPRSVIERSLRQSVSNQSVATPTEIDEYWELLRYPGNREATGKRFAQFSNRYSTKPVGEATREVPALILWGDEDKLIPVSSAEWFASTYKNSSKQIYKGIGHLPMEEVADKSAEDVRDWLSRANSAAK; this is translated from the coding sequence ATGCGTAAATTCTTCAAATGGACCGCCATAGCTCTGCTCGTCGCGGTCGCGGCTCTTTTTGCATGGGGCTATGCCCCTGACATCCCGGCTGACGAGCTGCGCGCCAAATATGCCAACGCCGAGTCCGAATTTGTCGATCTGGGTGACGGCCTGACCGTCCATCTGCGTGACGAGGGGCCGAAGGACGCCCCTGCCCTGATCCTGCTCCACGGTTCCAACGCCTCGCTCCACACATGGCAGCAATGGGTTGACCGGCTGGGCAAGGAATATCGCATCATCCGCTATGATCAGCCCGGCCACGGCCTGACCGGCCCGCACCCAAAGGACGATTATAGCGCAGCAGGCTTTGTCGACGTTGTCGACCGGGTGGCCAAAAACCGCGGCCTCTCCAAATTCTATCTGGGCGGAAACAGCATGGGCGGCTGGGTGACGCATGAATATGCCAAGGCGCATCCCGATAAGCTGCAGGGCATCATATTGGTCGATGCCAGCGGCGCGCCCAATTCTCAGCCCAAGGCGTTGCCCATCGGTTTCCGTATCGCGCGTATACCAGCACTTCGGCCCATCATGAGTGTCATCACGCCGCGCAGCGTCATCGAACGCTCGCTAAGGCAGAGCGTCAGCAACCAGTCGGTTGCGACACCAACCGAGATCGATGAATATTGGGAATTGCTGCGCTATCCAGGAAATCGCGAAGCAACCGGCAAGCGTTTTGCTCAGTTTTCCAACCGCTATTCCACCAAACCGGTTGGCGAAGCTACGCGCGAGGTACCCGCGCTGATCCTTTGGGGTGATGAGGACAAGCTGATTCCGGTCAGCAGCGCCGAATGGTTCGCTTCAACCTACAAGAACAGCAGCAAGCAAATCTATAAGGGCATCGGACATTTGCCGATGGAGGAAGTCGCCGATAAAAGCGCTGAGGATGTACGCGACTGGCTCAGTCGAGCCAACTCAGCAGCCAAATAG